From Methanococcus maripaludis, one genomic window encodes:
- a CDS encoding ATP-grasp domain-containing protein, giving the protein MKALVVGVNTRPVVNSLKKLNFEVYSVSHYNPVDLNADHKKYLVTDKFHGHFVDKYSEKELLNLSKEYVDLVDYIFICSGIFESKNSKTPNWDVVGNSPKRIKNISDKYKTVKRLENLGFNLPTTYKVNNKYQFEKCLSELKSVVVKPISGSGGIGVTNIDFQNTDNLDIKYPVLVQEYIESESYSASFIGSNFLCFNKQLINNNIYVGNISPYVLDMKNETIQDFKEIMESLDLLGMNGIDFMLKNGIPYIIEVNPRILGTYETIELSSKYNLSKAILENKAVKPKDYFFKKIVFSNKGSSYFIDKNPLIKDIPEKGAYIEEGEPVATIIGRNMADVREMERGILRGV; this is encoded by the coding sequence ATGAAAGCTCTCGTTGTTGGGGTAAATACCCGCCCTGTTGTAAATTCTTTAAAAAAACTCAATTTTGAAGTTTATTCGGTTTCCCACTATAATCCTGTAGATCTAAATGCAGATCATAAGAAATATCTGGTAACTGATAAATTTCACGGACATTTTGTTGATAAATATTCTGAAAAAGAATTATTGAATCTTTCAAAGGAATATGTGGATTTAGTAGATTATATTTTCATATGTTCTGGAATTTTTGAGAGTAAAAACTCAAAAACACCAAATTGGGACGTTGTAGGAAATTCACCCAAAAGGATTAAAAATATAAGTGACAAATATAAAACCGTAAAGAGATTGGAAAATTTAGGCTTTAATTTACCGACTACATACAAGGTAAATAATAAATACCAGTTTGAAAAATGCTTATCGGAGTTAAAGTCTGTAGTTGTAAAACCTATTTCAGGTAGCGGCGGAATTGGCGTAACTAATATAGATTTTCAAAATACGGATAATTTGGATATAAAATATCCTGTACTGGTTCAAGAATATATTGAATCTGAATCTTACAGTGCTTCATTTATCGGTTCGAATTTTTTATGTTTTAACAAGCAATTGATAAATAACAATATCTATGTAGGAAACATATCCCCGTATGTTTTAGATATGAAAAACGAAACAATTCAGGATTTTAAAGAAATAATGGAGTCACTGGATCTTTTAGGTATGAATGGAATTGATTTCATGCTAAAGAACGGAATTCCATATATTATTGAAGTAAATCCTAGAATTTTAGGAACTTATGAAACAATAGAATTATCTTCAAAATACAATCTTTCAAAAGCAATTCTCGAAAATAAAGCTGTAAAACCAAAAGATTATTTTTTTAAAAAGATAGTCTTTTCAAACAAAGGTTCATCATATTTCATCGACAAAAATCCCTTAATAAAAGATATCCCTGAAAAAGGAGCTTATATTGAAGAGGGAGAACCTGTAGCTACAATAATCGGAAGAAACATGGCTGATGTAAGAGAAATGGAGCGCGGTATTTTAAGAGGTGTATGA